The segment TGGTGCAATAGGTGCAGGTTTAGCAGCTGTAGGTGCCGGTATCGGTATCGGACAGATTGGTAAAGGTGCATTGGAATCAATTGCCCGTCAGCCAGAAGCTTCTAACGACATCCGTGCAAACATGATCCTTACTGCGGCCCTCGTAGAAGGAGCTGCTCTGTTTGCTATTATCGTAGGCTTCCTTGCAATGGTACTTTAATCATTGCCGCACAAACATTTTACTGCATCCAAAGCACAGGGCGGCGGATGCAGTATTTTAAACTAAAATCGAACGTTTTAAAATATATAAATCATGGGTTTACTTACTCCCGCTTTAGGTTTACTCTTCTGGACGCTGGTTGCTTTCCTCGTTGTGTTTTTTATTCTGAAAAAATACGCATGGCCTGCAATTATTAAAGGTTTGCACGAAAGAGAGCAAGGCATTGCAGAAGCACTCGAAACAGCTGAAAAAGTAAAAGCTGAAATGGCTCAGTTGAAGAACGAGAACGAAGCGTTGCTTGCAAAAGCACGAGAAGAAAGAGCACAGTTGCTGAAAGAAGCTCGTGAAACAAGAGATAAAATTGTAAACGAAGCAAAAGAGCAGGCAAAAACAGAAGCCAATAGAATTATGGTGGAAGCAACTGCTGCTATCAACCAACAGAAGATGGCTGCCATCACTGATGTAAAAAATCAAGTGGGTAACCTGGTAATTGAAGTAAGTGAAAAAGTATTGCGTCGTGAGTTGGCTAATAAAACCGAACAGGAAGCATACATTGGCAAACTTGCTGAAGAAATTAAATTAAATTAAGAAAGTAAGGTAAAAGGAATATGGTGTAGGGTATTAACC is part of the Lacibacter sediminis genome and harbors:
- the atpF gene encoding F0F1 ATP synthase subunit B, translated to MGLLTPALGLLFWTLVAFLVVFFILKKYAWPAIIKGLHEREQGIAEALETAEKVKAEMAQLKNENEALLAKAREERAQLLKEARETRDKIVNEAKEQAKTEANRIMVEATAAINQQKMAAITDVKNQVGNLVIEVSEKVLRRELANKTEQEAYIGKLAEEIKLN
- the atpE gene encoding ATP synthase F0 subunit C, yielding MDLILLDAVANAGGAIGAGLAAVGAGIGIGQIGKGALESIARQPEASNDIRANMILTAALVEGAALFAIIVGFLAMVL